TATGAAACCCGAGCGGCCATAATTGAAAAGATTCCTTGTGACCTCATACAATCCTGCCTAAGCTGGCAGATCGCTCGCTGATCTTGAAAGCGGCACTGGTCAGTTCTTGCGAGGTCGCATCTTGAAGCCGGTTACTATCACGCGGGTTGACGTTATTGACTTGCGCTTTCCGACCTCTCGCGAGCAGATTGGCTCCGATGCAGTGAACAGAGATCCGGATTACTCTGCAGCCTATTGCATCCTTTCGACTGACGTCGGGTTGCAGGGCCATGGGCTGACATTCACGTTGGGGCGAGGAACGGAGCTTGTCACGCAGGCTTTGTCCTATCTCAGTCGAAATTTGAAAGGCCGAACGCTCGAAGCCCTTACAGCGAATTTGAATGCTTTCTATCTTGAGCTCACGTGCGATACGCAATTTCGGTGGTTGGGGCCGGAGAAGGGTGTTATCCATCTCGCATGTGGTGCGCTCATCAATGCTGTATGGGACCTTTACGCAAAGAGCGAAGGAAAGCCTGTTTGGAGGCTCCTGGCCGAGATGGAGCCGGAGGAAATCGTACAGGCCATCGACTTCCGATACATCGAAGATGTTTTGGCTCCAGACGATGCCCTGGCAATTCTCAAGAAGGGCAAGAGTGGACAGTCGGATCGTTTCAAAAGAATTGCCAGTGATGGTTATCCCGCGTACACGACTTCAGCCGGGTGGTTCGGGTTCAGTGATGAAAAGATTCGCCGTCTGTGTCGAGAAGCGCTCGCCGAGGGCTGGACTCACTTCAAACTCAAGGTTGGCGGAGATCCGGAAGACGATCTCCGCCGTGGCCGTATTGTTCGAGAAGAAATCGGACCCGGCAACTTCATGATGGTTGATGCGAATCAGAAGTGGGGAGTCCAGGAGGCCATTCGTCGAACGAATCAACTGGCAGAAATTGATCCGTGGTGGATGGAAGAACCGACCAGTCCCGACGATATTCTCGGGCACGCAAGGATCCGCCGGGAAACATCTACGCGAATCGCGACCGGCGAGCATTGTCATAATGCAGTGATGTTCAAGCAACTGATGCAAGCGGGGTCGATCGATGTGTGTCAGATCGACAGCTGCCGGGTTGCCGGAGTGAATGAGAATCTGGCCATTATTCTGATGGCGGCGAAGTTCGGCATTCCCGTGTGCCCGCATGCAGGCGGCGTTGGGCTTTGCGAATACGTCCAGCATCTGTCGATCTTCGATTACCTCTCAGTTTCCTGCCAGTTAGAAGATCGAGTGATCGAGTTCGTCGACCATTTGCATGAACATTTCCGCGATCCGGTAAAGATTCGTCGCGGTCGGTATCTGGTGCCGGAGGCGCCCGGATACAGCATTGAAATTCTTCCGAAATCTTTGGATAGATTCAGATTCCCGGACGGAGAGGCATGGAGAGAGGAGGCCGATGAAGATCGTCTCATTCAAGCTTAAGGATGGCTCCACTGGCGGTGGAATTTTGGTTGGGGAGAATATTCGACGGTTGCCCACTACCGGTGCCGACGATGTGCTCGCCTTCATAGAGTCTGGCGGCACCTTGCCGCTCGGTGAAGAGATTCCGTCAAATGAAGTGACCCTGCTGGCCCCGCTGTCGCGACCGCCGCGTGTATTCGCAATAGGCCTCAACTATCGCGAGCATGCCGTCGAATCCAAAATGGCGGTTCAGAAAGTACCGACGGTATTCCTCAAGCTTGCTTCTTCGATCACCGGCCCGGATAGCGATGTGCTTCTCTGGCCCGAGGCCACGCAGCCAGATTATGAGGCGGAACTCGCGGTCGTGATCGGTAAGGCTGGCCATCGAATTTCCAGAGACCGGTGGAGAGAGCACGTATTTGGCTATACGATCGTGAACGACGTCAGCGCTCGAGGAGTGCAGCTGGCAACTTCCCAATGGACTCTCGGCAAGAGCTTTCCAACGTTTACGCCGATGGGGCCATGGATCGTCACCGCTGACGAGATTGAAAATCCGCACGGCTTGGATATTCGTCTGACGCTCAACGGAGAAGTCATGCAGTCGGCTAATACGCGAGACCTGATATTTGATATTCCTGAGCTCATTGCTCATATCTCGAGCATCGTTCCGCTTCAGGCCGGTGATGTGATTAGTACCGGAACGCCCCGAGGCGTGGGCCTCGGCCGAAACCCCCAGCGATGGCTATTGCCGAACGAGACGATGACTATCGAAATTGAACGTATAGGGGCGCTCAGGAATCAGACCCGCGTGCCATCGTAAGGATTTGCTGCTATCCGTGCTCTGGCGGATTCGTGTGATATCCAAGCTGGGTCGAGATATCCAGAGCCGCAGTCTTCAAAACATCTGCTATTTGCGCGGTGCGGCTTCTTGTCATTCGAATCGTCGGACCAGAGATGCTGATACCGGCTGCTACCTGACCCGAGGAATCCAGTACGGGTGCGGCGACG
The genomic region above belongs to Acidobacteriaceae bacterium and contains:
- a CDS encoding enolase C-terminal domain-like protein encodes the protein MKPVTITRVDVIDLRFPTSREQIGSDAVNRDPDYSAAYCILSTDVGLQGHGLTFTLGRGTELVTQALSYLSRNLKGRTLEALTANLNAFYLELTCDTQFRWLGPEKGVIHLACGALINAVWDLYAKSEGKPVWRLLAEMEPEEIVQAIDFRYIEDVLAPDDALAILKKGKSGQSDRFKRIASDGYPAYTTSAGWFGFSDEKIRRLCREALAEGWTHFKLKVGGDPEDDLRRGRIVREEIGPGNFMMVDANQKWGVQEAIRRTNQLAEIDPWWMEEPTSPDDILGHARIRRETSTRIATGEHCHNAVMFKQLMQAGSIDVCQIDSCRVAGVNENLAIILMAAKFGIPVCPHAGGVGLCEYVQHLSIFDYLSVSCQLEDRVIEFVDHLHEHFRDPVKIRRGRYLVPEAPGYSIEILPKSLDRFRFPDGEAWREEADEDRLIQA
- a CDS encoding fumarylacetoacetate hydrolase family protein, translated to MKIVSFKLKDGSTGGGILVGENIRRLPTTGADDVLAFIESGGTLPLGEEIPSNEVTLLAPLSRPPRVFAIGLNYREHAVESKMAVQKVPTVFLKLASSITGPDSDVLLWPEATQPDYEAELAVVIGKAGHRISRDRWREHVFGYTIVNDVSARGVQLATSQWTLGKSFPTFTPMGPWIVTADEIENPHGLDIRLTLNGEVMQSANTRDLIFDIPELIAHISSIVPLQAGDVISTGTPRGVGLGRNPQRWLLPNETMTIEIERIGALRNQTRVPS